From the Deinococcus sonorensis KR-87 genome, the window CTGGCGTCCAGCGTCTTGGGGTCGCCGGTCTGGGCCATGAAGCCCTCGATGACCCGGTGGAACAGGATGCCGTCGAAGTAGTGGTTGCGCGCCAGCGTCACGAAGTTGTTGACCGTGACGGGCGTCTGGTCCTCGTACAGGTCGGCCAGGATCTGGCCCCGGTTGGTGTCGATCAGCGCGTAGTAGTCGGTGCCGTCCTTGAGGGTGTTGGCCGGCTCGCTCTTGAAGGTGTGGACCGGCGTGCTGCTCAGGAACGGCACCAGCGTGTAGCCGCTGGGAATGGCCCCGGCGGTGGTCACGGCGGGCGTGCTGGCGGTGGCGGCCGGGGTGCTCGCCGCTGCGGGCGTGCTGGCGGCCGCCTCGGTGGTGTCGGTGGTGGTCGCGGCCGTGTCCTTCTTGCAGGCGGCCAGCGAGAGGGTCAGCAGGAGCAACAGGGCAGGTCGTTTCACCCGGCCAGTCTAGCGAGTGCAGATGAACCCGAAGAGAGACGGAGGGGCCCTACGGCCGCCCGATCAGCTGTTCCACCTCGGCGGCGCGGGCCAGCACTTCCTCCCGGCTGTGGCCCACCACGTTCACGTGGCCGAGCTTGCGGCCCACCCGGTTCTGCTTGTGGTACAGGTGCAGATGCACGCCCGGCAGGTGCAGCAGCGCTTCCAGGTCCGGTTCCTCGCCGTCCGGCCAGCCGAGCAGGTTCACCATGGCGCAGGGCAGCAGCGGCTCAAAGTCGCGCAGCGGCAGGCCCAGCGCGGCGCGGGCGGCCACCTCGAACTGGGTCAGGCCGCCGCCGTCCTGGGTCAGGTGGCCGCTGTTGTGGACGCGCGGCGCCACCTCGTTGACCAGCAGTTCACCACTTTCCAGCTCAAAGAACTCCAGCGTGATCAGGCCCGTCACGTCCCAGCCCTCCACCACCTGCCGGGCGATGCGGCGGGCCGCCTGGGCGGTGGCGTCCGGGCTGGCCGCCGGATACACGCTGCGGCGCAGGATGCCGCCCCGGTGCAGGTTCTCGACCAGCGGCCCGTACGCCAGTTCACCGCCCGGTCCGCGCGCCACCCCCAGGCTGACCTCGCGCACGAACGGCACCAGGCCCTCCAGCACGCACGGGACCCGCTCCAGCCGCTCCCACGCGGCCCGCAGGCCCGCCTCGTCCGTGACGGTCTGCTGGCCCTTGCCGTCGTACCCGAGTTCCGAGGTCTTGAGGAGGCCCTGCCCGCCCACCGCCGAGAGCGCGCCGGGCAGGTCCTCGGCCTGCTCAATCACCCGGTAGGGCGCCACCGAGGCGCCGGCCTGCACCAGCGCCGCCTTCTCACGGGCGCGGTGCTTGCTGCGGTGCAGCACCGCCGGTGAGGGGCGCAGCGGCACGCGGCCCTCCAGCGCTTCGGTGGCCTCGGTCGGCACGTTCTCGAACTCCAGCGTGACCGCGTCGCAGGCGGCCAGACGCTCCAGGCCGGCAGGGTCGGTGTAGGGGAGGGGCAGCTGTTCGGCGTTCCAGCGGGCGGGCGCCTGCGGGTCCGGTTCCAGCACCACCGTGCGGATGCCCAGCGGCAGCGCCGCCGCCGCGATCATCTGCGCCAGCTGCCCGCCGCCCAGGATGCCCAGCGTCCGGGCCTTCATTCGGTCCCCGCCGCCGGATGCCCCTCGAAGTGCGGGTCGTCCAGCACCGCCTGGGTCTGGCGGGCCCGGAAGCGCTCGTACCGCTCACGGGCCGCCGCGTCGGTGGTGGCCAGCAGCGAGGCGGCGAACAGTGCCGCGTTCTTCGCGCCGGCCACCCCGATGGCAAAGGTGGCCACCGGCACCCCGGCCGGCATCTGCACCATGCTCAGCAGGCTGTCCTGGCCGCTCAGCGCGCGGCTCTGCACCGGCACGCCCAGCACCGGCACCCGCGTGAAGGCCGCCAGCATGCCCGGCAGGTGGGCGGCCCCGCCCGCCCCGGCAATGATGGCCCGCAGGCCCAGCCGCTCGGCCCGCGCCCCGTACTGGCTCAGCAGCTGCGGCGTGCGGTGCGCTGACAGCACCCGCACCTCGTAGGGCACCTCCAGTTCGGCCAGCAGGGTGAGTGCCCCCTGCATCGTCTCGAAATCGCTGCGGCTGCCCATCAGCACCCCGACCAGGGGCGGCGTCGTCTCAGTCATCACGGCTCAGCATAGTGGAGCGCCGGGCCGGCTCAGTCGTGGGCCGCCGCCTTCTGGCCCCGCTTGCCGCTGACCTCCTCGCGCACCTCCGCGATCAGGAAAGTGCAGGCCTCGGCGCACGGGATGGCGCCCGGCACGCCGTCCATGAAGGTCTGGTTCAGCCGGTGCCCGGCCCACACCCGGGTCTTGAGGCACGCGCCGCACACGTCCCTGGCCACCGTCTCCACCTGGGCCGGCGTGGCGCGCTGCACCTTCGCGTAGATGCCGGTCTGGCGACGGGCCGTGGTGGCCCAAGGGGTGGAACGCAGGGTGTGGCCGCTGCAGGCGTGGCTTTCCTCCACCACCGCCGGGTACAGGATGTGGACCGCGCGGATCAGGTCAGTGCGGTTCAGCACGGCCCGCCAGCCGCGCCGCAGGTTGCGCAGGGTATGGACCGGCCGGTGCTCCCCGGTTTCCGAGAGGCGGGTGTGTTCGCGCAGGCCTTCCGGCGTTACGAGCGTGGTGAGCGTCTCGCTGGCCCGGCCCTCGTCCAGGGCGTGCCTCACCTCAAAGAGGCTGCCGTGCGGCGCAATCAGGATCTCGCCCATCCGCAGCCCCAGGTCGGCGCGGCGCAGGAACGCCTCCCAGGCGGCGCGGTGTTCCGGGTCGCGGTCGCCGCCGCGCTCGCTGGCGCCCCGGGCCTCCTCGGCCAGCTGCACAATCACGTCGGCCACCGCCGGGTGGGTGCCGACCGGGCGGGCGTAGTAGACGGTCTGGGCAGGATCGCTGAAGTGTGTGACCTCGCCGCGCAGCTCCAGGTCCTCGGGGATGGTCTCCAGGGTGTGCCAGCCCTCCGAGGCGAAGAACGGCACCATCACCACCCGGCGCGCCTGCACCCGCTCGCGCCAGTCGGCCGCCTTCGGTTCCTCGTCCAGGAAGAGGGCATGCACCTCCGCAAACAGGCCCTGCTGCCGGATCAGCTCGGCGTTCTGGTACACCACCTTGTTGCTGTTCTCGTTGCGGGTGGTGCCGTGCCCGATCACCACCAGCGCGGTGTCCTCGCCGCTCGCGTCCGGCAGCACCTCGCGGGCGCGCTCCAGGATGACCTCGCTCATGCGCGGATGCACCCCGTACGGCAGCGTGTAGCGCAGGGTACGCCCGCCGATGGTGCGCGCCACGCCCTCGCGCGGCACCGGCCCCTGGTGGCCCAGGCCCAGCTCGCGCGGAATCACCGTTTCAGTGAAGTAGCCCTCCGAAATGAACATCGGAATCACCGTCACGTCGGTGTAGGCGCAGGTCCTCAGCACCTGACGCAGGCTGGGCTCCTCCTTCCAGTAGCCTTCCACCACCTCATCGAACAGGTGCCGGGAACGGAGGAGCTCGGCGTAGCGGTACACGGCCGCCGCCGACTCGGGATTGAGGTGGGACCCATGACCTATCAGCACCAGAGAACGCATCGTGCCTCCATCGTAGTCGCCTGAGGCCGGCCGCGCTGTAGGCAAATGGCCCATTGTGCAGCGCAGCGCACGGAGCTGAAGACCTTCAGGCCATGCCCTCATCAGGCTCTGAAGGCACCCCTGCCATGATGGACCCGTTCAACAAGTCCCAGTTCACTCCAGGAGGTTTGACATGTTTGGAAGCAACGATCTGCACCAGCGTATGGCCGATGCCCGCGATCTCGACGGCGACGGACAGGTCAGCCCGCAGGAGGCCGCCGCGTACGTGCAGCAGTACCTGCAGAACGCCTCGCCGCAGGAGCGCGAGCAGCTGATGCACGGCTACTTCTCGCAGATGAGCCCGGATCAGCGTGAGCAGGTGGGCAGCGCGATGGTCAACAGCCCCTACAGCCCGGTGAATCAGGTGAACCACAACGATCCGGCCTCGCTGGCCGACGCGTACACCCGCAGCGCCCAGGCGCCGGCCCAGGACGGCCGCAGCCCACTGGAAGCCGTGTTCTCGCAGGGCGGGGCGCTCAGCAGCCCGCTGGTGAAGGCTGGCCTGGTGGGCCTGGCTGGCATGATCGGCAGCCAGCTGCTGCGCCGCTGAGTTCGGCCATTCCTTCCGGAACGTTCGCCCCGGTGGCCCGGTCCGGCCACACTTCCGCTCCCGCGTCCGTGGACCCCTCGAGATTTCCGGCGCTAGACTGGCTCCCGTGCCGCTCGATTACCTGACCCGCATTGCCCAGACGCCCGCTCCCACCTTCCAGGAGGGGGAGCGGGCGCTGCTGGTCGCCGATCTGTGGCGCGGGTTCGGTCACCGAGTGGAGCTGGACGGAGCGGGCAACGTGCTGGCCCGGCTGGGGCCGACGCACGGCAAGGCCCTGCTGCTGGCAGCGCACCTGGACACCGTGTTCGCTACCGGCACCGACGTCAGCGTCCGCAGCGAGCGCGGCGGGCGGCTGGTGGGGCCGGGGGTGGGCGACAACAGCGCCAGCCTCGCCATCGTGACCGAGCTGCTGGCGGGACTCGACGTCAGCACGCTGCGCCGACCGCTGTGGGTGGCCGCCAACGTGGGTGAGGAGGGCTTGGGCGACCTGCGCGGGGCCAAGTACCTGCTCCAGCAGCATGCCCAGGATCTGGCCGCCTTCGTGGCGGTGGACGGCTACCTGGGGGTGGCCGTCACGCGCGCAGTCGGCGTGCGGCGCTACCGGGTCAGCTTCAATGGGCCGGGCGGTCACTCCTGGGGCGACCAGGGGCCGAGTGCCCTGCACGCGCTGGGCCTGGCCATCACGGCGCTCTACAGCCTGACGTTGCCGCACAGCCCGCGCACCACCCTGAACGTGGGGCTGGCGTCGGGCGGCACCAGTGTCAACAGCATCGCGTCGAGCGCCGAACTGCTGCTTGACCTGCGCTCGCTAGACGCCCAGCACCTGAGCACCCTGGACACCCGTGCCCGCCACGCCATCGAGGGCGCGGCGCGGCAGGCCGGCGTGATGGTGACGCTGATCCCGGTGGGCGACCGGCCTGGCGGCGACCTGAACTCCGGTCCGCTGCTGGCGCTGGCCCGGCAGGCAGCCCAGCCGTCCGGGGTGGAGCTGCGGACCGCCGCCAGCAGCACCGACGCCAACGCCGCCGTGCCACACGGGCTGCCGGCGCTGGCGTTGGGTGTGTACCGAGGTGGCAACGCCCACCGGGAGGACGAATGGGTGCAGGGGGATAGCCTGCAGGTGGGCCTGGGCGTGCTACGGCGCTTCGTGGAGGCGTACCAGCGGGAGCCGCTGGGCTGACGCAGGGCTGCCGGACCTGTTTGCGCCTGAACCGGCGGAGGTGTCTGGCGCTGGGTTCCTGTCCTCCACGGCACGCAGGTTGCAGCGGCAGTACGCACCTCCAGCCCTGCAATCTGTGTAGACCTTCAGACCCGTAAGGCCCGTGCTCCGCTGACGCTGCGGTTCAGCTTAACCGGGCTCCGGGATAATTTCCTGCCTGCTCTGACCGATCAACCAGGCCGTGGACTGTCCGGTACAGCTGCTGCGTCGCCGCTCCCGCTCCGGGTTCGGGTGGACCGACACGGCCAGCAGCTGCAGGATGGCCAGCTCTCCCACGTGCTTACGGCTGATCTGGGTGGCGGTTCATGTCCTTGTAGAGCAGGTACTTGCTCCAGGTGCGGCCCAGGGCGGCGTACCACTGCGGGCAGTGGGCGCCCATCCAGATCACGTCGCCGGCCGTGATCGGGTAGTAGCTCTCGTTCAGTTTGTAGAGCCCCTCGCCTTCCAGCAGCAGCAGGCCGTGTTCCATGTAATGAATCTCGGTGTAGGGCAGGCTGGCCCCTGGCGCGAAGCTCATGGTGGAGACCATGAAGTCGAAGCCCAGCTCGTCCGGCAGCAGCTTGCGCGCAATCAGGTGGTCGTCGCCCTCGAACGGCGTCCCCGGGGCCGTGCGCTCGTTGCCCCACACCACGGGCGGCGCGTCCTGGCCCGGCTGCGACTCGTAGCGCTTCTCAAAGACGCTGATCCGGACCGCCCCCTGCGCTATCAAGGTGTGCGCCTGGCCGGCCGGCAGGAACACGTAGTCGTACTCGCTCAGGGTGCGGCGCTCGTCGCCGGCCGCCACTTCCAGCTGACCCTCCAGCACGAACACGAAGCGCTGCAGGCCCGCGGGCGGTGGCTGCACGGCCGCGCCGGCCGGCAGTTCGGCCGAGAACTGAGTAAAGCGTGCCCCGTGCCCGATCACCGGCGAGATGTGCAGAATGATGGCCGCCTCGCCCCAGCCGGGCAGGCGCGTGCGGACGAAGGTGTCGGGGGTAAAGAGCGCGTGGTCCGGCTGATGCCGGCTGCGGGTGACGCCGAGGTGTTTCATGGGTGCTCCTGGGTGAGGGTATGAAGGGCGTGCCAGCCGAGCTGCAGGGCGGCCGTCACGTCGGCGGGCGCCACCGCCTCGGCCGGGTGATGGCTGACGCCGCCGGGCGTCCGCAGAAAGACCATGCTGCTGGGCATCCGGCGGCTCAGAATCATCGCGTCGTGGCCCGCGCCGCTGACCAGCTCCGGCGCGTCCAGGCCCAGCGTCCGGGCGGCCGCCTGGAGGGTGTGGCGCAGCCGCTCGTCCAGCGGAACCGCCTCAATCTCGGCCAGCACCTGCACCTGGGCCTGCACGCCGCGTCTCTGCGCGAGCTGCTGCAGCTGTTCCAGCAGGGACTCCAGGCGTTCGGCCCGCAGCCGGTCGTCGGCGTGGCGCAGGTCCAGGGTCAGCTCCACCTGCCCGGCGATCACGTTCACCGCGCCCGGCTGGGCAGTCAGGCGGCCGACCGTCGCCACCAGCCCGGGGGTGGCGAGCGCCAGCTGTTCGGCCGCCAGGATGAACTCGGCGGCGGCGCTCATCGCGTCATGGCGCAGGTGCATCGGGGTGGTGCCGGCGTGGTTGGCCCGCCCGGTCAGCGTGAGGCCCAGCCGATGCTGGCCCACCAGCGCGCTCACGATGCCGAGCGGCTGCCCGGCGGCCTCCAGCACCGGTCCCTGTTCGATGTGGAACTCCAGGTAGCCCAGGGCCGGGGTCTGTGGCGCGGCCTGCGCCAGCTGCTCGGGGTCCAGGCCGAAGTGCTGCATCGCTTCGCTCACCGTCACGCCCTGCGCGTCGGTGCGGGCGAGCAGCGGCTCCACCTCCCCGATGAAGCTCAGGCTGCCGATGAACGGCACCGCGAAGCGCACGCCCTCCTCCTCGCTGAAGCCCAGCACCTCCAGGTGATAGGGGAGCGCCTGACCCGACGCCCGCACTGCCCCGGCCAGCGCCAGCCCCAGCGCCACGCCCAGCAGACCGTCGTACTTTCCGCCGTCCGGAACGGTGTCCAGGTGTGAGCCGATGTAGAAGGTGGGGGCGTCCGGCCCGGCGGCCGGCAGCCGCGCGCGCCAGTTGCCGGCCTCGTCCACCTGAGCGCTCAGGCCCAGGTCGGCGGCCCAGCCGCTCAGGGCCGCGTGCATCTGGCGGGCGGTCTCGCTCAGAAAGGTGCGCGTGATGGTGCCGGGGACCTCGGTGAGCAGGCACAGCTCATCGATGCGGCGCAGCAGGTCCTGGGTGAGCCGGTCAAAGTCGGGTGGGGCCATGCCGGTCATCCTAGAGCGGCGAGGTCCCGTCCGGTGCCTCCGGAACCATCGCCTCGGCCACTTCCGGAAAGTAGGGGGCACACGCCTCGTTCAGCACCAGCCGGTCCAGCAGGCGGGCAGCCGGCATCTCGTCGTCGGCCTGGGTGCGGCGCAGCTGCAGGTAGCGTGCCTCCGTCAGCAGCCCGTGCCGCACCCAGTTCCACAGCAGGGCGCGGCTCAGCTCGGCGGTGGCGGTGTCCTCAATCCGGCCCAGCCGCGCCACGTACCCGCGCCCGTCCAGCCACGCCGCGAACACTGCCAGCGCCACGCCGATGGCGTCCTGGGCGGCCTCGTCAGGGAGGGAGGTGGCGGCGGGAATGTCCAGCAGTTCGTCCCGGGTGGGTGAGGACAGCTCCGGATGGACCTGGACCCCCTGAAAGCCGGCCTGCACGCTCCCCACCAGCTCCGGCAGACCCGCCCAGGCCGAGGTGTAGCCCTGACGCGCCTCGCGCTGCTTGTCGGCCAGCACGGCGGCCAGGGCCGGGCCTGGGTCGTGCGGGTCGGGGGCCACCGCCGCCGTGCCGCCCACCGGCTCGGCTCCATACTGGCGGCAGACCGCCACGATCTGGCGGGCATAGGCCTGCATGGATGGCTGGTCCATGCCCAGCCGGGCCCGCTCCGGGAACGGCCACTCAGGGCGGTGCTTGACGCAGCTGAACACGTAGTCCCAGCGGCCGGCATTCAGGCCGTAAGCGTAGTCGCGCAGCGTGTGCAGCAGCGCGCCCGCCTGCAGCAGCCCCGGCAGCGTCTCGATCTGCAGGCAGACCCGCAAGCTGTGGGCCGGCCGGCCCAGCCAGCGCTCGGTGAGCTGCAGCGCGTCCCGCCACAGCGCCGCTTCCGGCAGCGTGTCCAGCTTCGGCAGGTACAGCACCGTCTCGCGCTCGCGGAAACACCACGCCCAGGCGGCCAGGTCCAGCAGGCCGGCAATGGCAGGTGCGCCGTCCAGCAGCACCCGGCGCTCCTGGTGGGCCAGCGGGCGCACCCGGGTCAGGAGTGGAAACGGCCGGGCGGCGACCTGCTGGAAGTGCCGGTAGGCCCGCTCCAGGTTGCCGTGCCGCGGCGAGAACACGTCGTCCAGGTCCAGCACCACCGCGTCGGCGCCGCTGTGTAGCCCGGCCTCGATGGCGGCCCCGTCGCTGGCCTCCACGATCAGCTCGCAGCGGCGGCCCTGCAGCGAGGCGGGCCAGCTCGCCGCGGTCCAGCCGTCTGCGGGCGGGGTGGCCGCTTCCTCCAGCGGCCACGGCTGGGGCCGCTGAAGCTGCGTCCAGGCGGGCCTCAGCTCGCGGTGCAGGTGGGTGGCAAGCGCCAGGATCTGCGGATCAATCGGGGGTGAGCTGCTCAAGGTGCCTGGAGCGTATCATCTGCCGCCGGATCTGGAATTTCCATTATATAAAAAATTATTGCTGCAAATTGACAAACCCGTCAACTGCCCCGTACCCTGGCCGCATGACCACCGCGCCCGCTGGCCTCCGGCACCCGTCGCCCGTTCAGCCGCAACACGCCGAGGTGCTGACGGTGGAGGCCGTCAGTTTCCTGGCCGAGCTGCACCGCCGCTTCGATGCCCGCCGGCAGGAGCTGCTGCGGGCGCGTGACGAGCGGCAGGCCCGGCTGGACGTCGGGGGAGCGGCCGGACTTTCTGCCGGAGACGGCCCACATCCGCGCCGCCGAGTGGCAGGTGGCCCCGCCGATGCCGGACCTGACCGACCGCCGGGTGGAGATCACCGGGCCGGTGGACCGCAAGATGGTCATCAATGCCCTCAACAGCGGCGCGAAGGTGTTCATGGCGGACTTTGAGGACGCCAGCACGCCCACCTGGGAGAACAACCTGGACGGTCAGCTGAACCTGAGAGACGCCAACCTGGGCACCGTGGCGCTGGAGCAGGGCGGCAAGAGCTACCGCCTGAACAGCGAGGTGGCGACCCTGCTGGTGCGGCCCCGTGGCTGGCACCTCCCGGAGAAGCACGTCACGGTGGACGGCGAGCCGATGAGCGGCAGCCTCTTCGACTTCGGGCTGTACGCCTTCCACAACGTCCACGAGCGGCTGCAGCAGGGCAAGGGCACCTACTTCTACCTGCCGAAGCTGGAGTCGCACCTGGAGGCGCGGCTGTGGAACGACGTGTTCTCGTTCACCGAGGACCACCTGGGGGTGCCGCGCGGCACCCTGCGCGCCACCGTCCTGATCGAGACGATCCTGGCGGCCTTCGAGATGGACGAGATCCTGTACGAGCTGCGCGAGCACTCGGCGGGCCTGAACTGCGGACGCTGGGATTACATCTTCAGCGTCATCAAGAAGTTCCGCGCCGACCCGGCCTTCGTGCTGCCGAACCGGGCGCTGGTGACCATGAGCACCCACATGATGGACAGCTACAGCCGGCTGGCAGTGCAGACCTGCCACCGGCGCGGCGCGCACGCCATCGGGGGCATGAGCGCCTTCATTCCGGTCAAGAACGACGAGGCGGCCAACGAGCGGGCCTTCGAGGCGGTGCGGCGCGACAAGGAGCGCGAGGCCGGGAACGGGCACGACGGCACCTGGGTGGCGCACCCGGCGCTGGTGCCGGTGGCGCTGGAGGTGTTCGACCGGCTGATGCCCGAGCCGAATCAGATTCAGTCCGGCAAGCAGGCGGACCTGCACGTCACCGCCGCCGACCTGCTGGGCGTGCCGCAGGGCGAGATCACCGAGGCGGGTCTGCGCCTGAACATCAACGTGGCGCTGCAGTACCTCAAGGCGTGGCTGGAGGGGCGCGGCGCGGTCCCGATCCACAACCTGATGGAGGACGCCGCCACCGCCGAGATCTCGCGGGCGCAGGTGTGGCAGTGGCTGCACCACCACGTCCAGCTGGACGACGGCCGCACCGTGGACCGCGCGCTGGTGGACCGCCTGCTGGACGAGGAACTGGAACAGCTGGGCCGGGACGCGCACGCCCGCGCCGCCGAGCTGTTCCGGGAGGTGGCCACCCAGGAGCCGCTGGCCGACTTCCTGACGCTGGCCGGGTACCGGGCGCTGGCGTAAAGGCAGCGTCTATCTGCCGGTTCCTCCGGCTGCTCAGATCTCCTGCAGCGGGCGGGCCGCCAGCCACTCCGGCACCTCGTCCGGTGGGTACGTCTCGAAATACAGCTGCTCCAGGCTGAGCAGCGGGTAGCCCTGCAGCGGCCCCGTGTCGGCCCGCCGGTCAATGATGACGGCGATGCCCAGGCAGCGGGCGCCGTGCGCCTCGGTGGCCCGCACCGCCTTCAGCACGCTGCCGCCGGTGGTCAGCACGTCCTCGACCGCCACGAACGTCTGGCCCGGCTGCACCGTGAAGGCCTCGCGGATCTTCATGCCGCCCTGCCCGTCCTTCTCGGCAAAGATGGCCCGGATGTCCGGCAGGGTGGAGGTCAGGTTGCGCGCCACCTCGTAGGCCAGCACGACGCCGCCCATCGCCGGCCCGATGATGAAATCCGGGGTCAGGCCCGCCGCCTGCACCCGCTCGGCCAGCGCCGCCCCGATCTGCTGCATCAGGGTAGGGTGCTGCAGCAGCGTGGTGGACTGCAGGAACATCGGCGAGTGGCGGCCGGAGGCCAGCAGAAAATGGCCCTCGTGGAAGGCTCCGGCCTGCTTGTAGAGTGACAGCACGTCCATGCGGCGAGTATACGGTCCCGGTCCCGGGCCTTCCCGGACGGCAAACGCGAGACGCGGCCCAGTGTGGCGCTGCGCCAGCCGCCAAGATGGGGCATGAACCCTGAGCATCCGTTTGCGCGGGCCGCCCGGACGGTCCGGGAGCGCCGCCGCCTGCTGGGCATCCACCCGGCGGAACTGGCCCGGCACATGCAGGTGAGCCCGGCGGTGCTGGACGCACTGGAACGCGGCGACTACGACCCGCGCAGCCTGCACACGGTGGCGCGGCAGATGCTCAGTCACCACCTGAACATCCCGCTGGAACCCCTTCAGGAACGCTCCAGCACCGCCCGCTGACAACCACCCTCCAAACGTGCCATCATCCCCCTGACGGAGCGAGAGGAAAGACCGGTGAGAATCCGGCACTGTCGCGCAACGGTGAAGCGGCCCTCAGGCTGCCAGTCCGAAGACTCTCCTCCGTTGGGCCGCTGCAGAGTGCCGCGCCCGGCTACACCCCTCGCGAAAAGGGGAACGCCCAGCGCCCTGCTGGTGTTCACTTTCGCCCCCATGCGGGCGATTTTTTTGCGCTGGGGAAGGAGACTTCCATGAAATTGCTGCCGTTCCTGCTGCCTGCCCTGCTCGGCGCCTCCAGCGCGCTGGCCACCACCTACCCGCTGACCCTCACCGACGACCTGGGCCGCAAGGTCACCATCCAATCAGAACCGAAGCGCCTGATCTCGGTGCTGCCCAGCAACACCGAAACGCTCTGCGCCCTGGGTGTCTGCGACCGGCTAGTGGGCGTGGACGACTACTCGGATTTCCCGGCCCAGGTCACCAAGCTGCCCAAGGTGGGCGGCCTGTACAACCCGAACATCGAGGCGATGGTGGCCCAGAAGCCGGACCTGGTGGTGGTGAGCAAGTACGGCAAGCTGGCGGAGCCGCTCACGGCCGCCGGCATCACGGTGGTGGCGGTCAACCCCGAGACGTTCGACGACGTGTTCAGCAAGACGCAGCTGCTGGGCCGCATCGTGAACCGCGAGACGCAGGCCAAGAACCTGGTGATCCAGATGCGCCGCGACATCGCCCGCACCGAGGTGCTGACCCGCGCCGCCGTTCGCAAGCCCACCGCCTACTACGAAGTTGACCCGACGCCCTACACGGTGGGGCCGAACAGCTTTATTGGGGTGCTGCTCAGCAAGGCCGGGGCCGTGAACATCATTCCGGCCAGCCTGGGCGACTTTCCCAAGATCAGCCCGGAGCTGGTGGTGCAGAAGAGCCCGCAGCTGATCCTGGGCCTGGACCTCGCCACCGCCAAGGCCCGCCCCGGCTGGGCCGGCATCGCCGCCGTGAAGTCCGGGCGGGTGCTGAAGCTGCCGGCCGAGCTGGAAACCATTCTGGGCCGCCCCGGGCCCCGGTTGCCGCAGGCGCTGGCGGGTCTGGCGCGGCTGGTGCACCCGGAACTGTTCCGGTAAGCATGTCGGCCCTGGAACGGTCCGGGCAGGCGGCGCTGAGCCGGCCGGTGCGCTGGCGACCAGGGCGGACCGCGCTGCTGCTGCTGGCGGTGGTGTGTTCGGTGCTGCTGGCGGTGGGGCTGGGCAGCGTCAGCATTTCCCTGCCCGAGACGCTGCGGGCCTTCGGGCACGGCCTGAGCGGGCAGGCGCTCAGCGGCAGCGAGGTGATCGTGTGGCAACTGCGGCTGCCGCGCGTGGCGCTGGGGCTGCTGGTGGGTGCCTGCCTGTCGGTGTGCGGCGGGGCGTTCCAGGGCGTGTTCCGCAACCCGCTGGCCGACCCGTACCTGATGGGGGTGGCGAGCGGCGCCGCGCTGGGCGCCACCGTGAGCCTGGTGCTCGACTGGCCGGCGGCCGTAACCCCGGTGGCCGCCCTGGTGGGCGCGATGCTGAGCGTGGCGCTGGCGCTGGCGCTGGCCCGTTCGGGGCGCCGCTTTCCACCGGCCCGGCTGATCCTGAGCGGGGTGGTGGTGGGCAGCATCATGACCGCCATCGGCACCTACCTGATGCTGCACGGCGAGGACCGGCTACGGCAGGTGTATTCCTTCACGCTGGGCAACCTGGCGTTCGGCGGCTGGGCGCAGGTGCGGGTGGTGCTGCCGTATGCCGTGCTGGGCGGCGGCCTGCTGGTGCTGCTGGGCCGCGCCCTGAACGT encodes:
- a CDS encoding M20/M25/M40 family metallo-hydrolase; translated protein: MPLDYLTRIAQTPAPTFQEGERALLVADLWRGFGHRVELDGAGNVLARLGPTHGKALLLAAHLDTVFATGTDVSVRSERGGRLVGPGVGDNSASLAIVTELLAGLDVSTLRRPLWVAANVGEEGLGDLRGAKYLLQQHAQDLAAFVAVDGYLGVAVTRAVGVRRYRVSFNGPGGHSWGDQGPSALHALGLAITALYSLTLPHSPRTTLNVGLASGGTSVNSIASSAELLLDLRSLDAQHLSTLDTRARHAIEGAARQAGVMVTLIPVGDRPGGDLNSGPLLALARQAAQPSGVELRTAASSTDANAAVPHGLPALALGVYRGGNAHREDEWVQGDSLQVGLGVLRRFVEAYQREPLG
- a CDS encoding allantoate amidohydrolase — translated: MAPPDFDRLTQDLLRRIDELCLLTEVPGTITRTFLSETARQMHAALSGWAADLGLSAQVDEAGNWRARLPAAGPDAPTFYIGSHLDTVPDGGKYDGLLGVALGLALAGAVRASGQALPYHLEVLGFSEEEGVRFAVPFIGSLSFIGEVEPLLARTDAQGVTVSEAMQHFGLDPEQLAQAAPQTPALGYLEFHIEQGPVLEAAGQPLGIVSALVGQHRLGLTLTGRANHAGTTPMHLRHDAMSAAAEFILAAEQLALATPGLVATVGRLTAQPGAVNVIAGQVELTLDLRHADDRLRAERLESLLEQLQQLAQRRGVQAQVQVLAEIEAVPLDERLRHTLQAAARTLGLDAPELVSGAGHDAMILSRRMPSSMVFLRTPGGVSHHPAEAVAPADVTAALQLGWHALHTLTQEHP
- the purE gene encoding 5-(carboxyamino)imidazole ribonucleotide mutase, whose product is MTETTPPLVGVLMGSRSDFETMQGALTLLAELEVPYEVRVLSAHRTPQLLSQYGARAERLGLRAIIAGAGGAAHLPGMLAAFTRVPVLGVPVQSRALSGQDSLLSMVQMPAGVPVATFAIGVAGAKNAALFAASLLATTDAAARERYERFRARQTQAVLDDPHFEGHPAAGTE
- a CDS encoding peptidylprolyl isomerase, whose translation is MKRPALLLLLTLSLAACKKDTAATTTDTTEAAASTPAAASTPAATASTPAVTTAGAIPSGYTLVPFLSSTPVHTFKSEPANTLKDGTDYYALIDTNRGQILADLYEDQTPVTVNNFVTLARNHYFDGILFHRVIEGFMAQTGDPKTLDASQKASWGTGGPGYSFPDEIRQSLTFDQSGDLAMANSGPDTNGSQFFITMAPATFLNGKYNLFGKVVQGDDVLGKLTRTADASSGAETPIEGAVPDKIISVRILTKNK
- the purK gene encoding 5-(carboxyamino)imidazole ribonucleotide synthase, coding for MKARTLGILGGGQLAQMIAAAALPLGIRTVVLEPDPQAPARWNAEQLPLPYTDPAGLERLAACDAVTLEFENVPTEATEALEGRVPLRPSPAVLHRSKHRAREKAALVQAGASVAPYRVIEQAEDLPGALSAVGGQGLLKTSELGYDGKGQQTVTDEAGLRAAWERLERVPCVLEGLVPFVREVSLGVARGPGGELAYGPLVENLHRGGILRRSVYPAASPDATAQAARRIARQVVEGWDVTGLITLEFFELESGELLVNEVAPRVHNSGHLTQDGGGLTQFEVAARAALGLPLRDFEPLLPCAMVNLLGWPDGEEPDLEALLHLPGVHLHLYHKQNRVGRKLGHVNVVGHSREEVLARAAEVEQLIGRP
- the allE gene encoding (S)-ureidoglycine aminohydrolase, which codes for MKHLGVTRSRHQPDHALFTPDTFVRTRLPGWGEAAIILHISPVIGHGARFTQFSAELPAGAAVQPPPAGLQRFVFVLEGQLEVAAGDERRTLSEYDYVFLPAGQAHTLIAQGAVRISVFEKRYESQPGQDAPPVVWGNERTAPGTPFEGDDHLIARKLLPDELGFDFMVSTMSFAPGASLPYTEIHYMEHGLLLLEGEGLYKLNESYYPITAGDVIWMGAHCPQWYAALGRTWSKYLLYKDMNRHPDQP
- a CDS encoding DR2241 family protein, translated to MRSLVLIGHGSHLNPESAAAVYRYAELLRSRHLFDEVVEGYWKEEPSLRQVLRTCAYTDVTVIPMFISEGYFTETVIPRELGLGHQGPVPREGVARTIGGRTLRYTLPYGVHPRMSEVILERAREVLPDASGEDTALVVIGHGTTRNENSNKVVYQNAELIRQQGLFAEVHALFLDEEPKAADWRERVQARRVVMVPFFASEGWHTLETIPEDLELRGEVTHFSDPAQTVYYARPVGTHPAVADVIVQLAEEARGASERGGDRDPEHRAAWEAFLRRADLGLRMGEILIAPHGSLFEVRHALDEGRASETLTTLVTPEGLREHTRLSETGEHRPVHTLRNLRRGWRAVLNRTDLIRAVHILYPAVVEESHACSGHTLRSTPWATTARRQTGIYAKVQRATPAQVETVARDVCGACLKTRVWAGHRLNQTFMDGVPGAIPCAEACTFLIAEVREEVSGKRGQKAAAHD